In a genomic window of Lepisosteus oculatus isolate fLepOcu1 chromosome 5, fLepOcu1.hap2, whole genome shotgun sequence:
- the LOC102696756 gene encoding SRSF protein kinase 1 isoform X3: protein MERKVLALQARKKRTKAKKSNKKPESHPRGPSQLSESQHPEQEEEILGSDDEEQEDPNDYCKGGYHHVKIGDLFNGRYHVIRKLGWGHFSTVWLAWDIQGKRFVAMKVVKSAEHYTETALDEIKLLRSVRNTDPNDPNREMVVQLLDDFKICGVNGTHVCMVFEVLGHHLLKWIIKSNYQGLPLPCVKSIIRQVLQGLDYLHTKCKIIHTDIKPENILMCVNEPYVRRLAAEATEWQKAGAPPPSGSAVSTAPQPKPMVKMSKNKKKKLKKKQKRQAELLERRIMELEELERGPEGGEEDEEEEGQEPDTPEAPVCVPLKEATLQDMADEQEAEGNGRQDRHQEVILGQRDGMELNCNGHVREGLTTEEEDEERRTMRKEEDHHNANDCVPRDLYPQNQMLLLNSAYQSCNGTAQGEEAAGPDGNGPCVRGEPQAEACSLQPDGRAGRGPQEDMGRAQDSPDSQIRIENNLRNAKIAAGNLLVNPLEPLNADKMKVKIADLGNACWVHKHFTEDIQTRQYRSLEVLIGAGYSTPADIWSTACMAFELATGDYLFEPHSGEDYSRDEDHIALIIELLGKVPRKLIAAGKYSKEFFTKKGDLRHITKLKPWGLLEVLVEKYEWPREEAQSFADFLLPMLDLIPEKRATAAECLRHAWLSP, encoded by the exons GCCGGAGTCTCACCCCAGGGGTCCCTCCCAGCTGTCAGAGTCCCAGCACCccgagcaggaggaggagatcCTGGGATCTGATGACGAAGAGCAGGAGGACCCGAACGACTACTGCAAGG GTGGCTACCATCATGTGAAGATTGGAGACCTGTTCAATGGGCGGTATCATGTCATTCGGAAGCTGGGCTGGGGGCACTTCTCCACTGTCTGGTTGGCTTGGGATATCCA GGGGAAACGGTTCGTCGCCATGAAGGTTGTCAAGAGTGCAGAGCACTACACCGAGACGGCCCTGGACGAGATCAAGCTGCTCAGATCT GTTAGAAACACTGACCCCAATGATCCCAACAGAGAGATGGTCGTCCAGCTGCTGGATGACTTTAAGATCTGTGGTGTGAATGGGACCC ATGTGTGCATGGTGTTTGAAGTCCTGGGGCACCACCTTCTCAAGTGGATCATCAAGTCCAACTACCAGGGCCTGCCCCTGCCCTGTGTCAAGAGCATCATCAGACAG GTTCTTCAAGGCCTGGATTACCTGCACACCAAGTGTAAGATCATTCACACGGACATCAAGCCGGAGAATATCCTAATGTGTGTGAATGAGCCCTATGTGCGGCGCCTGGCCGCTGAGGCCACGGAGTGGCAGAAAGCTGGGGCGCCCCCCCCCTCCGGCTCTGCAG TGAGCACAGCCCCACAGCCAAAACCg ATGGTGAAAATGTCCAAGAACAAGAAGAAGAAGCTGAAGAAGAAGCAGAAGCGCCAGGCAGAGCTGCTGGAGCGCCGCATCATGgagctggaggagctggagcgTGGCCCCGAGGGGGGTgaggaggacgaggaggaggaaggcCAGGAGCCGGACACCCCTGAGGCTCCCGTTTGCGTGCCTCTCAAAGAAGCCACATTGCAGGACATGGCAGACGAGCAGGAAGCTG AGGGCAACGGCAGACAGGACAGACACCAGGAGGTCATTCTGGGGCAGAGAGACGGGATGGAGCTAAACTGTAACGGACACGTTCGAGAGGGCCTCACCACGGAGGAGGAAGACGAAGAGAGGAGAACCATGAGGAAGGAGGAAGACCACCACAACGCCAACGACTGTGTGCCCAGGGACCTGTACCCTCAGAACCAGATGCTGCTCCTGAACTCCGCTTACCAGTCATGCAACGGCACGGCGCAGGGCGAGGAGGCTGCGGGCCCCGATGGCAATGGACCTTGCGTTAGAGGCGAGCCTCAGGCTGAGGCCTGTAGCTTGCAGCCTGACGGGCGAGCCGGCAGGGGGCCGCAGGAGGACATGGGCCGAGCGCAAGACAGCCCCGACAGCCAGATCAGAATAGAGAACAACCTGAGGAACG CCAAGATAGCAGCAGGCAATCTCCTGGTGAATCCCCTAGAGCCCCTGAACGCCGACAAGATGAAAGTGAAGATCGCTGACTTGGGGAACGCCTGCTGGGTG CACAAGCATTTCACAGAAGATATCCAGACGAGACAGTATCGATCGCTGGAGGTGCTGATCGGGGCTGGGTACAGCACTCCTGCGGACATTTGGAGTACAGCATGCATG GCATTTGAACTGGCGACGGGTGATTACTTGTTTGAACCACATTCTGGAGAAGATTACTCAAGAGATGAAG ATCACATTGCGTTGATCATTGAATTGCTCGGGAAAGTACCACGCAAGCTCATTGCTGCTGGCAAATACTCCAAGGAGTTTTTCACCAAGAAAG GGGACCTGCGACACATCACCAAACTGAAGCCCTGGGGCCTGCTGGAGGTGCTGGTGGAGAAGTACGAGTGGCCCCGCGAGGAGGCGCAGAGCTTCGCGGACTTCCTGCTGCCCATGCTGGACCTCATCCCGGAGAAGAGGGCCACAGCGGCAGAGTGCCTGCGCCACGCCTGGCTCAGCCCCTGA
- the LOC102696756 gene encoding SRSF protein kinase 1 isoform X2 gives MWLLDWIVSLNSAVVKLASGLRCKPESHPRGPSQLSESQHPEQEEEILGSDDEEQEDPNDYCKGGYHHVKIGDLFNGRYHVIRKLGWGHFSTVWLAWDIQGKRFVAMKVVKSAEHYTETALDEIKLLRSVRNTDPNDPNREMVVQLLDDFKICGVNGTHVCMVFEVLGHHLLKWIIKSNYQGLPLPCVKSIIRQVLQGLDYLHTKCKIIHTDIKPENILMCVNEPYVRRLAAEATEWQKAGAPPPSGSAVSTAPQPKPMVKMSKNKKKKLKKKQKRQAELLERRIMELEELERGPEGGEEDEEEEGQEPDTPEAPVCVPLKEATLQDMADEQEAEGNGRQDRHQEVILGQRDGMELNCNGHVREGLTTEEEDEERRTMRKEEDHHNANDCVPRDLYPQNQMLLLNSAYQSCNGTAQGEEAAGPDGNGPCVRGEPQAEACSLQPDGRAGRGPQEDMGRAQDSPDSQIRIENNLRNAKIAAGNLLVNPLEPLNADKMKVKIADLGNACWVHKHFTEDIQTRQYRSLEVLIGAGYSTPADIWSTACMAFELATGDYLFEPHSGEDYSRDEDHIALIIELLGKVPRKLIAAGKYSKEFFTKKGDLRHITKLKPWGLLEVLVEKYEWPREEAQSFADFLLPMLDLIPEKRATAAECLRHAWLSP, from the exons GCCGGAGTCTCACCCCAGGGGTCCCTCCCAGCTGTCAGAGTCCCAGCACCccgagcaggaggaggagatcCTGGGATCTGATGACGAAGAGCAGGAGGACCCGAACGACTACTGCAAGG GTGGCTACCATCATGTGAAGATTGGAGACCTGTTCAATGGGCGGTATCATGTCATTCGGAAGCTGGGCTGGGGGCACTTCTCCACTGTCTGGTTGGCTTGGGATATCCA GGGGAAACGGTTCGTCGCCATGAAGGTTGTCAAGAGTGCAGAGCACTACACCGAGACGGCCCTGGACGAGATCAAGCTGCTCAGATCT GTTAGAAACACTGACCCCAATGATCCCAACAGAGAGATGGTCGTCCAGCTGCTGGATGACTTTAAGATCTGTGGTGTGAATGGGACCC ATGTGTGCATGGTGTTTGAAGTCCTGGGGCACCACCTTCTCAAGTGGATCATCAAGTCCAACTACCAGGGCCTGCCCCTGCCCTGTGTCAAGAGCATCATCAGACAG GTTCTTCAAGGCCTGGATTACCTGCACACCAAGTGTAAGATCATTCACACGGACATCAAGCCGGAGAATATCCTAATGTGTGTGAATGAGCCCTATGTGCGGCGCCTGGCCGCTGAGGCCACGGAGTGGCAGAAAGCTGGGGCGCCCCCCCCCTCCGGCTCTGCAG TGAGCACAGCCCCACAGCCAAAACCg ATGGTGAAAATGTCCAAGAACAAGAAGAAGAAGCTGAAGAAGAAGCAGAAGCGCCAGGCAGAGCTGCTGGAGCGCCGCATCATGgagctggaggagctggagcgTGGCCCCGAGGGGGGTgaggaggacgaggaggaggaaggcCAGGAGCCGGACACCCCTGAGGCTCCCGTTTGCGTGCCTCTCAAAGAAGCCACATTGCAGGACATGGCAGACGAGCAGGAAGCTG AGGGCAACGGCAGACAGGACAGACACCAGGAGGTCATTCTGGGGCAGAGAGACGGGATGGAGCTAAACTGTAACGGACACGTTCGAGAGGGCCTCACCACGGAGGAGGAAGACGAAGAGAGGAGAACCATGAGGAAGGAGGAAGACCACCACAACGCCAACGACTGTGTGCCCAGGGACCTGTACCCTCAGAACCAGATGCTGCTCCTGAACTCCGCTTACCAGTCATGCAACGGCACGGCGCAGGGCGAGGAGGCTGCGGGCCCCGATGGCAATGGACCTTGCGTTAGAGGCGAGCCTCAGGCTGAGGCCTGTAGCTTGCAGCCTGACGGGCGAGCCGGCAGGGGGCCGCAGGAGGACATGGGCCGAGCGCAAGACAGCCCCGACAGCCAGATCAGAATAGAGAACAACCTGAGGAACG CCAAGATAGCAGCAGGCAATCTCCTGGTGAATCCCCTAGAGCCCCTGAACGCCGACAAGATGAAAGTGAAGATCGCTGACTTGGGGAACGCCTGCTGGGTG CACAAGCATTTCACAGAAGATATCCAGACGAGACAGTATCGATCGCTGGAGGTGCTGATCGGGGCTGGGTACAGCACTCCTGCGGACATTTGGAGTACAGCATGCATG GCATTTGAACTGGCGACGGGTGATTACTTGTTTGAACCACATTCTGGAGAAGATTACTCAAGAGATGAAG ATCACATTGCGTTGATCATTGAATTGCTCGGGAAAGTACCACGCAAGCTCATTGCTGCTGGCAAATACTCCAAGGAGTTTTTCACCAAGAAAG GGGACCTGCGACACATCACCAAACTGAAGCCCTGGGGCCTGCTGGAGGTGCTGGTGGAGAAGTACGAGTGGCCCCGCGAGGAGGCGCAGAGCTTCGCGGACTTCCTGCTGCCCATGCTGGACCTCATCCCGGAGAAGAGGGCCACAGCGGCAGAGTGCCTGCGCCACGCCTGGCTCAGCCCCTGA
- the LOC102696756 gene encoding SRSF protein kinase 1 isoform X1 → MASSKSCELSPGLLSAMGIRASCRPESHPRGPSQLSESQHPEQEEEILGSDDEEQEDPNDYCKGGYHHVKIGDLFNGRYHVIRKLGWGHFSTVWLAWDIQGKRFVAMKVVKSAEHYTETALDEIKLLRSVRNTDPNDPNREMVVQLLDDFKICGVNGTHVCMVFEVLGHHLLKWIIKSNYQGLPLPCVKSIIRQVLQGLDYLHTKCKIIHTDIKPENILMCVNEPYVRRLAAEATEWQKAGAPPPSGSAVSTAPQPKPMVKMSKNKKKKLKKKQKRQAELLERRIMELEELERGPEGGEEDEEEEGQEPDTPEAPVCVPLKEATLQDMADEQEAEGNGRQDRHQEVILGQRDGMELNCNGHVREGLTTEEEDEERRTMRKEEDHHNANDCVPRDLYPQNQMLLLNSAYQSCNGTAQGEEAAGPDGNGPCVRGEPQAEACSLQPDGRAGRGPQEDMGRAQDSPDSQIRIENNLRNAKIAAGNLLVNPLEPLNADKMKVKIADLGNACWVHKHFTEDIQTRQYRSLEVLIGAGYSTPADIWSTACMAFELATGDYLFEPHSGEDYSRDEDHIALIIELLGKVPRKLIAAGKYSKEFFTKKGDLRHITKLKPWGLLEVLVEKYEWPREEAQSFADFLLPMLDLIPEKRATAAECLRHAWLSP, encoded by the exons GCCGGAGTCTCACCCCAGGGGTCCCTCCCAGCTGTCAGAGTCCCAGCACCccgagcaggaggaggagatcCTGGGATCTGATGACGAAGAGCAGGAGGACCCGAACGACTACTGCAAGG GTGGCTACCATCATGTGAAGATTGGAGACCTGTTCAATGGGCGGTATCATGTCATTCGGAAGCTGGGCTGGGGGCACTTCTCCACTGTCTGGTTGGCTTGGGATATCCA GGGGAAACGGTTCGTCGCCATGAAGGTTGTCAAGAGTGCAGAGCACTACACCGAGACGGCCCTGGACGAGATCAAGCTGCTCAGATCT GTTAGAAACACTGACCCCAATGATCCCAACAGAGAGATGGTCGTCCAGCTGCTGGATGACTTTAAGATCTGTGGTGTGAATGGGACCC ATGTGTGCATGGTGTTTGAAGTCCTGGGGCACCACCTTCTCAAGTGGATCATCAAGTCCAACTACCAGGGCCTGCCCCTGCCCTGTGTCAAGAGCATCATCAGACAG GTTCTTCAAGGCCTGGATTACCTGCACACCAAGTGTAAGATCATTCACACGGACATCAAGCCGGAGAATATCCTAATGTGTGTGAATGAGCCCTATGTGCGGCGCCTGGCCGCTGAGGCCACGGAGTGGCAGAAAGCTGGGGCGCCCCCCCCCTCCGGCTCTGCAG TGAGCACAGCCCCACAGCCAAAACCg ATGGTGAAAATGTCCAAGAACAAGAAGAAGAAGCTGAAGAAGAAGCAGAAGCGCCAGGCAGAGCTGCTGGAGCGCCGCATCATGgagctggaggagctggagcgTGGCCCCGAGGGGGGTgaggaggacgaggaggaggaaggcCAGGAGCCGGACACCCCTGAGGCTCCCGTTTGCGTGCCTCTCAAAGAAGCCACATTGCAGGACATGGCAGACGAGCAGGAAGCTG AGGGCAACGGCAGACAGGACAGACACCAGGAGGTCATTCTGGGGCAGAGAGACGGGATGGAGCTAAACTGTAACGGACACGTTCGAGAGGGCCTCACCACGGAGGAGGAAGACGAAGAGAGGAGAACCATGAGGAAGGAGGAAGACCACCACAACGCCAACGACTGTGTGCCCAGGGACCTGTACCCTCAGAACCAGATGCTGCTCCTGAACTCCGCTTACCAGTCATGCAACGGCACGGCGCAGGGCGAGGAGGCTGCGGGCCCCGATGGCAATGGACCTTGCGTTAGAGGCGAGCCTCAGGCTGAGGCCTGTAGCTTGCAGCCTGACGGGCGAGCCGGCAGGGGGCCGCAGGAGGACATGGGCCGAGCGCAAGACAGCCCCGACAGCCAGATCAGAATAGAGAACAACCTGAGGAACG CCAAGATAGCAGCAGGCAATCTCCTGGTGAATCCCCTAGAGCCCCTGAACGCCGACAAGATGAAAGTGAAGATCGCTGACTTGGGGAACGCCTGCTGGGTG CACAAGCATTTCACAGAAGATATCCAGACGAGACAGTATCGATCGCTGGAGGTGCTGATCGGGGCTGGGTACAGCACTCCTGCGGACATTTGGAGTACAGCATGCATG GCATTTGAACTGGCGACGGGTGATTACTTGTTTGAACCACATTCTGGAGAAGATTACTCAAGAGATGAAG ATCACATTGCGTTGATCATTGAATTGCTCGGGAAAGTACCACGCAAGCTCATTGCTGCTGGCAAATACTCCAAGGAGTTTTTCACCAAGAAAG GGGACCTGCGACACATCACCAAACTGAAGCCCTGGGGCCTGCTGGAGGTGCTGGTGGAGAAGTACGAGTGGCCCCGCGAGGAGGCGCAGAGCTTCGCGGACTTCCTGCTGCCCATGCTGGACCTCATCCCGGAGAAGAGGGCCACAGCGGCAGAGTGCCTGCGCCACGCCTGGCTCAGCCCCTGA